The Leptospira mtsangambouensis sequence TCCCATAATTGGGGTAAGTCTATTTTTTGTTTCCTGCCTCACCATCATCAGTCCGGGTGAAGTTGGGCTTATGTGGCGACCATATAGTAGTGGTCTTAGCCAAAAACCCCTAGAATCTAGGGTCCAAACTTATATGCCTTGGAATAGTGTTTATGTTTATTCCATTCAGTGGGTGAGTCACCAGGAAAAAGTAGAAGTCCTCACTCGTGACGATTTAACAATTACAGTGAGTGCTGCCATCATCATCCGGCCAATCGAAAACGAAATTTACGAATTGGAAATGGAAATTGGAAGGGGTTACTATGAGAAGGTGGTCAAACCTCAATTTCGCACTGCCATAAGAAATATTTTGTCTGCATATAATATGGTTTCGATATCCAAAGAAACACCGAATGTTTCTGCCCAAATTAAAAAGTCCCTGGCTGAGAAGTTAAAAGATAAACATGTCGAAATTGATGATGTGATTATCGATGATGTAGAGTATAGTCCATCCATATTAAAAGCTATCGAAAGTAAACTTACCAAACAACAAGAACAAGAACAAATGAAGTTCGAAATCAATATTGCTAAACGAGATGCGGAAATTCAACAAATCACTGCTGATGGTAGAGCGAAGGCCGTTCTTATCGAAGCAGACGCACAAGCGAAAGCGCAAAAGATGATTTCTGAATCTTTAACACCAAAATACATTCAATTGAAAGCAATGGAGAATCCAAATAATAAATTGATTTTTGTTCCCAATGGAAAAGATGGATTGCCGATTATTGTGAATCCGGAGGGGAAATAGGGTAAGTTTTTCGATTCAAATTTTCATTCTTTAATGAGAAAATGAAAACGATCTCTTAGTTGCAACTTTACTGAATTTAGCAGAAAACAAAACTTCAACTCAATTTAGAATATAAATTGAGTTGA is a genomic window containing:
- a CDS encoding prohibitin family protein, with translation MKRRSIFPNSFRFLPIIGVSLFFVSCLTIISPGEVGLMWRPYSSGLSQKPLESRVQTYMPWNSVYVYSIQWVSHQEKVEVLTRDDLTITVSAAIIIRPIENEIYELEMEIGRGYYEKVVKPQFRTAIRNILSAYNMVSISKETPNVSAQIKKSLAEKLKDKHVEIDDVIIDDVEYSPSILKAIESKLTKQQEQEQMKFEINIAKRDAEIQQITADGRAKAVLIEADAQAKAQKMISESLTPKYIQLKAMENPNNKLIFVPNGKDGLPIIVNPEGK